A stretch of Cytophagales bacterium DNA encodes these proteins:
- a CDS encoding HAMP domain-containing sensor histidine kinase produces the protein MSQALTNQLIKKIMMVFLLMILLVGAVYMTLTIYFTNKYFEEASQRLNSQVASHLIEEKFKEDSPFLEDGSVNKALFGDVMHDMMAVNRSIEVYLLNDLGEILYSVVLDHSDNEKSRTKIDLVPVMDFIGCNGDRYILGDDPRDPQNKKIFSAAAFESNGKSGFIYIILTGEQFQYVTEALTGSYFLRLGLGASAATLVFGVLIGLFSLWFLTKNLREIIETVKRFRDGDLTARISNTKHNDLSILAETYNSMADRLVANIEELKSVESLRRELIANVSHDLRTPLAITRGYVETLQIKKSLLSEQDQEKYVGIIHKNITKLSGLIDQLFEYSKLEARQIEPRKEAFAISDLAYDVFEKYQQLASERSLSIQLDIEEKLPLVFADISLVERVIQNLMDNALKFTPEGGSVTIAMGSNEKEVHVAIKDTGVGIASDELTQIFERYKQVSTSTKSKREGAGLGLAIAKKIMEIHDSTIKVISRPQEGTTFQFYLPVFS, from the coding sequence ATGAGCCAGGCATTGACCAATCAGCTTATCAAAAAGATCATGATGGTATTCTTGCTCATGATCCTGTTAGTAGGAGCTGTATACATGACACTGACGATCTACTTTACCAATAAGTATTTCGAAGAAGCTTCTCAACGACTTAATTCCCAGGTAGCTTCCCACCTCATCGAAGAAAAATTCAAGGAAGATTCCCCCTTTCTGGAAGACGGCTCAGTGAACAAAGCCTTGTTTGGGGATGTGATGCACGATATGATGGCGGTCAATCGGAGCATAGAAGTGTACCTGCTCAATGACCTGGGCGAGATCCTATATAGTGTGGTGCTTGATCACTCGGACAATGAGAAGTCCCGCACTAAAATTGACCTGGTACCGGTGATGGACTTCATCGGGTGCAATGGTGATCGCTACATCCTGGGAGATGACCCCAGGGATCCTCAGAACAAGAAAATATTTTCGGCAGCCGCCTTCGAATCTAATGGTAAATCCGGCTTCATTTATATCATTCTTACGGGAGAACAATTTCAATATGTGACGGAAGCTTTGACGGGTAGTTACTTCCTTCGTTTGGGACTGGGCGCTTCGGCTGCAACGCTCGTATTTGGTGTATTGATCGGCTTGTTCTCATTGTGGTTCCTGACCAAAAATCTTCGTGAAATCATAGAAACGGTCAAGCGATTCCGGGATGGGGACCTTACAGCACGAATCTCTAATACGAAACACAATGACTTATCTATTTTAGCGGAGACTTATAACAGTATGGCAGATCGTCTGGTCGCCAATATCGAGGAACTGAAATCTGTAGAATCTTTGCGGAGAGAATTGATCGCAAATGTATCCCATGACCTTAGAACCCCTTTGGCGATCACCCGAGGATATGTAGAAACCTTGCAGATCAAGAAGTCTTTGCTTTCAGAGCAAGATCAGGAGAAATATGTCGGGATCATCCACAAAAACATCACGAAACTGTCTGGCCTCATTGATCAGCTATTCGAATATTCCAAACTGGAAGCAAGGCAAATAGAACCACGAAAAGAAGCATTTGCTATTTCTGATCTGGCATATGATGTTTTTGAAAAATACCAGCAATTAGCCAGTGAAAGATCCCTTTCTATTCAGCTGGACATTGAAGAAAAACTCCCATTAGTCTTTGCAGACATCAGTCTGGTGGAACGCGTGATCCAAAACCTCATGGACAATGCGCTAAAATTCACACCTGAAGGTGGAAGTGTAACCATTGCAATGGGTTCCAATGAAAAGGAAGTACATGTTGCTATCAAGGATACGGGAGTAGGTATTGCATCTGATGAACTCACTCAGATCTTTGAACGCTACAAGCAAGTGTCTACTTCTACCAAATCGAAGAGAGAAGGTGCCGGACTGGGCCTTGCCATTGCCAAGAAGATCATGGAAATCCATGACTCCACCATCAAAGTGATCAGCCGGCCTCAGGAAGGAACTACTTTCCAATTCTATCTACCGGTATTTTCATAA
- a CDS encoding two-component regulator propeller domain-containing protein, protein MTENQVSIIRYSIIRLALSCCLIACILPVFGQDSLGLVMPERNLFGEQSYKKPSITQLKTLPSKPITSNQLEVVAPEKIQLQGLEKQTFNQPEKQAIKFNTSPLLWNKSLPIDFHKFNDRSKLNLSKFDSDQGLVSDMIQDMVMDREGIWWLATADKGLIQYDGTRQRVFTTENGLSSNLIHVLLIDHKGQLWIGSDKGIDIFDGQQLKHLGITNGLPGEIIWALYEDQNNQVWIGTEKGLVRIDSTQKNLQLFTKDQGLPNLVVWTIHQDNKGQTWVGTEAGLAIIEENPETAEYQITTVLQSNGLPIDNIWSIDQDKNGDIWMGSNGYGIFQWSTEGDEIRMFNSDHGLSSDLIWDVQPVKNGIWFGTYSNGAIHYEEKDGKSVFTQLDTDEGITNNYVLKIASDQQGGIWMGTDGGGVTVLHEPRGVVKHYNEGTGLNEKFVQCVFRDSEGLLWMGTDSRGVNIIDEVREKVTYLTEQEGLSYNAVWDIDEDKEGNIWIGTESGLNIYNKKQNTLTKYDSLSGLSGNSPWTLFRDNSDNMWIGTEDGGLCKYDAVTKNFVYYKNYGLDNTAIMGFTQDNEDNVWVATRGMGLFRISPEDQILVFDRKNGLSSDSITYLYHDSEQRIWAGTEGHGVNYFEPGSNSFSFKHFKKKDGLSHDDVWSIIEDDTGRIWVGTVDKITILNINTGALEVAGYVSTEQGLKSNDLNSSSVFKEKNGNLIWATIKGPSVINPSQMKPELKQFKVVITEVEIEHQSLDFREDHSLLLGENRIELPEEHVDLIPYSNVPTALELPHQIADIHINFIAQKAYFRKDLEFQYRLLPYDEDWETTQTSSSVILNNLGPGEYTTELRARANGGLWGPSTTFQFTITTPWWDTWLARIAGMLIVILALYAFYIIRTRSLIKSKEFLEDKVKERTYELERSLREVVEARNQLVHSERMASLGMLSSGIAHELSNPISAVYNVSQLIERDFQELFDEKGDPKEARKNIEMSMEVLKVASNQTREIIRGLTNYSRLESKEMILGDVHQCLDNSVMLIQSKLGDIQVEKEYHPEIPLIRCYYTELTQVFLNLISNAIDAIHDKGDTEGLIRIHTSLEKRFVKVSVTDTGIGMSLETSQSIFKNFYTSKEPGRGTGLGLAISQGIIKKHQGSISFETEKDVGTTFITLLPIASDEY, encoded by the coding sequence TTGACTGAAAACCAAGTAAGCATTATACGCTATAGTATTATTCGCCTTGCACTTTCTTGTTGCCTAATCGCTTGTATCCTTCCTGTCTTCGGACAGGACAGCCTGGGATTGGTGATGCCTGAGCGTAACCTCTTTGGTGAACAATCCTATAAAAAACCATCCATTACCCAACTCAAAACACTACCCAGTAAACCCATCACCTCTAATCAATTGGAGGTGGTCGCTCCAGAAAAAATCCAGTTGCAGGGACTGGAAAAGCAGACTTTCAACCAGCCGGAGAAACAGGCAATAAAATTTAACACTTCACCCCTGCTTTGGAACAAAAGTCTCCCAATAGATTTTCACAAATTCAATGATCGATCAAAGCTAAACCTTAGCAAATTCGATTCGGATCAGGGATTGGTTTCAGATATGATACAGGACATGGTCATGGACCGGGAAGGAATCTGGTGGCTGGCTACCGCAGATAAAGGACTGATCCAATATGATGGCACCAGACAAAGGGTTTTCACAACTGAAAACGGATTATCAAGTAATTTAATTCATGTGCTTTTGATCGATCACAAAGGTCAATTGTGGATTGGTAGCGACAAAGGAATTGACATCTTTGATGGGCAGCAATTGAAGCATTTGGGTATCACCAATGGCTTGCCCGGTGAGATAATCTGGGCCTTGTATGAAGATCAAAATAATCAGGTTTGGATCGGTACTGAAAAAGGGCTGGTACGAATCGATTCTACCCAAAAAAACCTGCAACTATTCACCAAAGATCAAGGTTTACCTAACCTGGTAGTCTGGACCATCCACCAAGACAATAAGGGACAGACCTGGGTCGGAACAGAAGCGGGCCTGGCAATCATCGAAGAAAATCCTGAGACAGCCGAATATCAAATAACCACTGTGTTACAAAGCAATGGATTACCCATAGATAACATCTGGTCCATCGATCAGGATAAAAATGGAGATATCTGGATGGGCTCCAATGGATATGGGATCTTCCAATGGTCGACAGAAGGAGATGAGATTCGCATGTTTAATTCAGATCATGGCCTATCCAGTGACTTGATCTGGGATGTACAACCTGTCAAAAATGGTATCTGGTTCGGAACCTATAGCAATGGAGCTATCCATTACGAAGAAAAAGATGGCAAATCTGTATTCACCCAACTAGATACCGACGAAGGCATTACAAATAATTATGTCCTTAAAATCGCTTCAGATCAACAAGGAGGAATCTGGATGGGTACAGATGGTGGCGGGGTTACTGTATTGCATGAGCCCAGAGGTGTCGTAAAACACTACAATGAAGGAACAGGATTAAATGAAAAGTTTGTACAATGTGTGTTTCGGGATTCTGAAGGGTTGTTATGGATGGGAACCGACAGCCGTGGTGTAAACATCATTGATGAAGTACGCGAAAAGGTTACCTACCTTACAGAACAGGAGGGCTTAAGCTATAATGCTGTTTGGGACATAGATGAGGACAAGGAAGGAAACATTTGGATTGGAACGGAATCCGGCCTCAACATTTATAATAAAAAGCAAAACACACTCACCAAATACGATTCACTTTCCGGACTGAGTGGTAATTCACCCTGGACTTTGTTTCGAGACAATAGCGACAACATGTGGATCGGGACCGAAGACGGTGGCCTATGCAAATACGATGCAGTGACCAAGAACTTCGTCTATTATAAGAATTATGGTCTGGACAATACAGCCATAATGGGATTCACCCAGGATAACGAAGATAACGTATGGGTGGCTACAAGGGGAATGGGTTTATTCAGAATCTCACCTGAAGATCAAATTCTGGTATTTGATCGTAAAAACGGACTAAGTAGCGACTCCATCACATACCTCTATCATGACAGTGAACAGCGTATTTGGGCAGGAACCGAAGGTCATGGCGTCAATTATTTTGAACCTGGATCGAACAGCTTTTCTTTTAAGCATTTCAAGAAAAAAGACGGACTAAGCCATGATGATGTTTGGTCGATTATTGAAGATGATACTGGCCGTATCTGGGTAGGAACAGTAGACAAAATAACCATCCTCAACATCAATACAGGAGCCTTAGAAGTGGCCGGGTATGTATCTACTGAACAGGGTTTAAAATCCAATGACCTCAATTCTTCGAGTGTTTTCAAAGAAAAAAACGGCAATCTCATTTGGGCAACCATCAAAGGTCCATCGGTCATCAATCCCTCTCAGATGAAGCCCGAACTAAAACAATTCAAAGTTGTGATCACTGAAGTTGAAATTGAGCATCAATCCCTTGATTTCCGGGAGGATCATTCTCTCCTTCTGGGAGAAAACAGGATAGAATTACCTGAGGAGCATGTTGATTTGATCCCATACAGCAATGTACCCACCGCACTTGAACTACCTCATCAGATCGCTGATATACACATCAATTTTATCGCTCAAAAAGCCTACTTCAGAAAAGACCTGGAGTTTCAATACAGATTGCTGCCCTACGACGAAGATTGGGAAACAACACAAACTTCATCATCTGTCATACTGAATAACCTGGGACCTGGTGAATATACGACTGAGCTAAGAGCCAGGGCTAATGGAGGCTTATGGGGGCCTTCCACAACCTTCCAATTCACCATTACCACTCCGTGGTGGGATACCTGGTTGGCAAGGATCGCTGGCATGCTGATAGTAATCTTAGCCTTGTATGCTTTTTACATCATTCGCACCCGAAGCCTTATCAAATCAAAAGAATTTTTGGAAGACAAGGTGAAAGAACGGACTTATGAACTTGAACGATCACTTAGAGAGGTAGTAGAAGCCCGTAATCAGTTGGTGCACTCAGAACGAATGGCCTCGTTAGGCATGTTATCCTCCGGTATTGCTCATGAATTAAGCAACCCTATTTCCGCGGTTTATAATGTTTCTCAGTTGATCGAGCGGGATTTTCAAGAACTATTCGATGAAAAAGGTGATCCCAAAGAAGCCAGGAAAAACATTGAAATGAGCATGGAAGTCCTAAAGGTTGCTTCCAACCAGACCCGAGAAATCATCAGAGGTCTAACGAACTACTCACGTCTGGAAAGTAAGGAGATGATTCTGGGAGATGTGCATCAATGTCTGGACAATTCTGTCATGTTGATCCAAAGCAAACTGGGGGATATTCAAGTGGAAAAAGAATATCATCCGGAAATTCCCCTTATACGTTGCTATTATACCGAATTAACTCAGGTTTTCCTCAATCTGATCAGCAACGCCATTGACGCCATTCATGATAAGGGTGACACAGAAGGCCTGATCAGAATCCATACTTCTTTGGAAAAGCGA